In one window of Drosophila mauritiana strain mau12 chromosome X, ASM438214v1, whole genome shotgun sequence DNA:
- the LOC117147989 gene encoding protein regulator of cytokinesis 1: MNTMLTSKHKARILALTGEHFDELHAMWSRMFEPQACEDCLARLEDHVHTFYTDLRKETSDKEQGILSDTAGLRNEASGLMRLLHKAVDIGERPDDVPLDIWYSKLEKYIEQLREELNSRRAEIRELLQQQQQLCDELGERPLSLPADPLPLPEEMDTFREHLAQLRGLRVQRLRDMDELRQNINKNIKLLELQLRTDSEKQLLNADNQKLTPNSYVRLQEMDREFADQLQDLIDCIDEMRGKIESLWQRLRMTDEYAMRRVRESTSYNQCTYDILREELERCQALRQQNLIAFVEQLRIEINEWWDLSLKSTKERRRFTTYYCDTQTEDVLEQFEKELDNLKEFYNSNRKIFELYANRGELWARMEALEAKANDPNRFNNRGGQLLKEEKERKTIMSRLPKIDQQITELVQVYMSQTNTPFLVHGDDILERMSADWERHHQSKKQPSAQKKDVSNTSGQMKPPMVPLTPNAQKSNRGIHGSTSSLKKTPTKVNASTTAKSTGNLHKRRHPQHHNTNSPQPAAAAKRNLITSLECNNAGRKIGVNGQKLLKSPQRKVRVLEYSVRRGKGSGRPSTGSRNPQKMRPIPQIHVRPPSGEENESPDEEVGDLEAVVAI, from the coding sequence atgaacACAATGCTAACTAGCAAACACAAAGCAAGGATCCTTGCGCTGACGGGCGAGCACTTCGACGAGCTGCACGCAATGTGGTCGCGAATGTTCGAGCCGCAAGCCTGCGAGGATTGCCTCGCCCGTCTTGAGGATCACGTACACACATTCTACACGGATCTCCGCAAGGAGACGAGCGACAAGGAGCAGGGCATCCTCAGCGACACAGCCGGTCTGCGCAACGAGGCCAGCGGGCTAATGCGGCTGCTCCACAAAGCGGTGGACATTGGCGAGCGGCCGGACGATGTGCCGCTGGACATCTGGTACAGTAAGCTGGAGAAATACATCGAACAACTGCGCGAGGAGCTGAACAGCCGACGGGCAGAGATCAGGGAGCTActccagcaacagcagcagctctGCGATGAGCTGGGCGAACGGCCGCTTTCACTTCCAGCTGATCCATTGCCACTGCCCGAGGAGATGGACACCTTTCGGGAGCACCTCGCCCAGCTGCGCGGTCTGCGAGTGCAGCGCCTCAGGGATATGGACGAGCTGCGCCAGAATAtcaataaaaacataaaactacTCGAACTTCAATTGCGAACGGACTCGGAGAAGCAATTACTCAATGCGGATAACCAGAAGCTTACTCCCAACTCCTACGTGCGGCTGCAGGAAATGGACAGAGAGTTCGCCGACCAGTTGCAGGATCTAATCGACTGCATCGACGAGATGCGCGGCAAGATTGAAAGCCTCTGGCAGCGGCTCAGAATGACCGACGAATACGCCATGCGTCGTGTGCGCGAATCCACGTCCTATAACCAGTGCACCTACGACATATTGCGCGAGGAGCTGGAGCGCTGCCAGGCGCTGCGGCAGCAGAATCTGATTGCCTTCGTCGAGCAGCTGCGCATCGAGATCAACGAGTGGTGGGATCTTTCACTGAAAAGCACCAAGGAGCGCAGGCGCTTCACCACCTACTACTGTGATACGCAGACCGAAGATGTCCTCGAGCAGTTCGAGAAGGAGCTGGACAACCTTAAGGAGTTCTACAACAGTAACAGGAAGATATTTGAGCTATACGCGAATCGGGGCGAGCTATGGGCGCGCATGGAGGCCCTGGAGGCCAAGGCCAATGATCCAAATCGGTTCAACAATCGCGGTGGACAGCTGCTcaaggaggagaaggagcgCAAGACTATCATGTCCCGTCTGCCCAAGATCGATCAACAAATCACCGAGCTGGTTCAGGTCTACATGAGTCAAACGAACACGCCGTTTCTGGTGCACGGCGACGATATACTGGAGCGCATGTCGGCGGACTGGGAGCGCCATCACCAGTCCAAAAAGCAGCCATCCGCCCAGAAGAAGGATGTCAGCAATACGAGCGGCCAAATGAAGCCGCCAATGGTGCCTCTTACGCCCAATGCGCAGAAGAGCAACCGGGGCATCCATGGATCCACATCCTCGTTGAAGAAGACGCCGACCAAGGTGAATGCCAGCACCACGGCGAAGAGCACAGGGAATCTGCACAAGAGACGGCATCCACAGCACCACAACACCAATAGTCCACAACCGGCGGCTGCGGCCAAGCGAAATCTAATCACATCGCTGGAGTGCAACAATGCAGGTCGCAAGATCGGTGTGAATGGGCAGAAGCTGCTCAAGTCGCCGCAGAGGAAGGTGCGCGTGCTGGAATACTCGGTGCGCCGGGGCAAGGGATCCGGCAGGCCGAGCACAGGGAGCAGGAATCCCCAGAAGATGCGTCCCATACCACAAATCCATGTGCGTCCGCCGTCCGGCGAGGAGAACGAGAGTCCCGACGAGGAGGTCGGCGACTTGGAGGCGGTCGTGGCCATATAA
- the LOC117146768 gene encoding serine/arginine repetitive matrix protein 1 encodes MSDINDDLLNYELGDDIDDQALLGADEDELLLSDEELEKDVTSEVKLQMRAEAEEWAQEQIRQHERKHKEQLQADATAATEATVAATATAEVAQPELASTPAPAPVPAKPLVAQVEKQIDAAHAAVESEPANELVAASRSESPQQQAKEEAPPADCAEKEATQNNGNSEEPAENAGSQSEGERGLGLCSLLASSQESLPSASSASVISELPDPREDDEEREERTNYKTASERSDNSLRQHQEHAHMSPYQHQQRRHHGHGDKPRVGGGGRFMHGQQQQQQSQMGKPPRGIGTRHHLLRNPSPISAIFGIQQQRMGMAGMQPPPQRYGMPGQYPATQPPNQSPQQAPTNTQQPHSAPASPLHTPTHSHMMHHSHNPNGGVLPHLLPHPHEQVRVGLLQPPPLAYAPNPGGYRNGALLGPGPGPGLHQQHQSPHQQQSGMRPPLYRNAPPSYGYDQGHPPQHPPQFMRPHNGWRPQGDNARMQRPPLQTLPPHMMPGAPPNYANGMGMRGPPPQQQQSQQPPQQQPAPQQAGNPLQQAVNPGQPPQQPNGPPQQQGSSSVPRVSKVLINPNFKGGVEAATNKFIKETHFMPAINSEAELLRQQEEFINKNRQYFEKRRMERSPPSSGSSTGAATSGQAGERRRTRSRSRSRGRSYSPVKRVERERERERERERDRERERDRERDRERYGANRAAGNRGFRRASSRDRDENRGAASTASVQGAGGAASCGAAPPKRRRSGSAGGGTARNPFSGEPRGRPSETGNRSMPSDEDEETRNYRLEIEKQKQLREKIMRDKELKRRRAAEEKLHEEKRAEQHNTSPARDDQEVAAGQGSAAPTAAASKHRPAASVGERKVISLKRRDDLDAGSVRSRQAQGSQSNAQAGQGQQQQQQPARKQLTAAKIAPEAKRSITDHLAPSSKQHHHHHQQHQTAAAPSRTVVLGSGAVAGGTPPKPRDMLRLGTPSDDEVELDYDDDDLLLDEEDRLLATPSPPPQKASSKRSATPERNHKAMRGGSSTSAPSFSSNQRRVVLKPTSNGSSSGGGDQQQLSHGGRQRDRRRGGEDSALQRKGGAGSVGGGGSSSSGSGGGIFDRLKKRVAVSGGGSSGGGGGSSHKQRSKAPARIVLKHD; translated from the exons ATGTCGGACATTAA CGATGACCTGCTCAACTACGAGCTGGGCGATGACATCGATGACCAGGCTCTTCTCGGCGCCGACGAGGATGAGTTGCTACTCTCGGACGAAG AGCTCGAAAAGGATGTCACCAGCGAGGTGAAGTTGCAGATGCGCGCCGAGGCCGAGGAGTGGGCCCAGGAGCAGATCAGACAGCACGAGCGCAAGCACAAGGAGCAATTGCAGGCGGATGCGACTGCAGCGACTGAAGCGACTGTTGCAGCCACGGCCACGGCAGAGGTGGCGCAACCAGAGCTCGCTTCAACTCCTGCTCCGGCTCCAGTTCCTGCTAAACCTCTAGTCGCTCAGGTGGAGAAACAAATTGACGCAGCCCACGCGGCTGTGGAATCTGAGCCAGCGAATGAACTGGTGGCAGCCAGTCGCTCGGAATCCCCACAACAGCAAGCTAAGGAGGAAGCGCCCCCAGCTGATTGCGCCGAAAAGGAGGCGACTCAGAATAATGGCAACAGCGAGGAGCCAGCTGAGAACGCTGGCAGTCAGAGTGAGGGAGAACGAGGACTGGGCTTGTGCTCGCTGCTGGCCTCATCGCAGGAGAGCCTGCCCAGCGCCAGCTCAGCCTCTGTGATTTCAGAGCTACCCGATCCGCGCGAGGACGACGAAGAGCGCGAGGAGCGCACCAACTACAAGACGGCCAGCGAGCGATCCGACAACAGTCTGCGGCAGCATCAAGAACACGCACACATGTCGCCCTACCAGCACCAGCAGCGGCGACACCATGGCCATGGAG ATAAACCCCGCGTTGGCGGAGGTGGACGCTTCATGcatggccagcagcagcagcaacagagcCAGATGGGCAAGCCGCCGCGTGGAATCGGAACGCGCCACCATCTGCTACGCAATCCGTCGCCAATTTCGGCAATTTTCGGCATACAGCAGCAGCGCATGGGCATGGCCGGGATGCAGCCGCCGCCACAGCGATATGGCATGCCGG GCCAGTACCCGGCAACTCAGCCACCCAACCAGTCACCACAACAAGCACCGACCAACACACAACAGCCACACAGCGCTCCTGCCTCTCCCCTCCACACTCCCACGCATTCGCACATGATGCACCACAGTCACAATCCGAACGGAGGCGTGCTGCCCCACCTGCTGCCGCATCCGCACGAGCAGGTGCGTGTGGGTCTGCTGCAACCACCGCCGCTGGCATATGCGCCCAATCCGGGTGGCTATCGCAATGGAGCACTTCTGGGTCCGGGACCGGGACCTGGGCTACATCAGCAACACCAGTCGCCGCACCAGCAGCAGTCGGGCATGCGTCCGCCGCTGTATCGGAACGCCCCGCCATCGTACGGCTACGACCAGGGACATCCACCCCAGCATCCGCCGCAGTTCATGCGGCCGCACAACGGCTGGCGACCGCAGGGCGACAATGCGCGCATGCAGCGACCCCCACTGCAAACGCTGCCACCGCACATGATGCCCGGCGCACCGCCGAACTATGCCAATGGCATGGGGATGCGAGGACCGCcgccccagcagcagcagtcgcagcagccgccacagcagcagccagcaCCGCAACAGGCGGGCAATCCCCTACAGCAGGCCGTCAATCCTGGCCAGCCGCCGCAACAGCCGAATGgaccgccgcagcagcagggcTCGTCATCGGTGCCCCGGGTCAGCAAGGTGCTCATCAATCCGAATTTCAAGGGCGGCGTTGAAGCGGCTACCAACAAGTTCATCAAGGAGACGCACTTTATGCCCGCCATTAACAGCGAGGCCGAGTTGCTGCGCCAGCAGGAGGAGTTCATCAACAAGAATCGGCAGTACTTTGAGAAGCGACGCATGGAACGCTCTCCGCCGTCGTCGGGCTCCTCCACCGGAGCCGCCACCTCCGGCCAGGCAGGCGAACGGAGGCGAACACGTAGCCGCAGTCGCTCTCGTGGTCGCAGTTACTCACCCGTTAAGCGCGTGGAGAGGGAACGCgagcgggagcgggagcgCGAGAGGGATCGTGAAAGGGAGCGGGATCGGGAGCGAGATCGTGAGCGATATGGCGCCAATCGGGCGGCAGGAAACCGAGGTTTCCGACGGGCATCCAGTCGGGATAGAGACGAGAATCGAGGTGCAGCAAGCACCGCCAGTGTCCAAGGAGCGGGCGGAGCAGCATCCTGCGGAGCTGCGCCCCCCAAGCGGCGAAGGAGTGGCTCGGCCGGAGGAGGCACTGCCCGCAATCCATTCTCTGGCGAGCCGCGCGGCCGACCCTCCGAAACAGGCAACCGCAGTATG CCCAgcgacgaggacgaggagacCCGCAACTATCGCCTGGAGATcgagaagcagaagcagctgCGCGAGAAGATCATGCGAGACAAGGAGCTGAAGCGTCGGCGCGCAGCCGAGGAGAAGCTACACGAG GAGAAACGCGCCGAGCAGCACAACACTTCGCCAGCCCGCGACGACCAGGAGGTGGCTGCCGGACAAGGATCTGCAGCGCCCACAGCAGCAGCGTCAAAGCATCGGCCAGCCGCGTCAGTTGGCGAGCGCAAGGTGATCTCGCTGAAGCGTCGCGACGACCTGGATGCGGGCAGCGTACGCAGCAGGCAGGCACAGGGATCGCAGTCCAATGCTCAGGCAGGCCaaggccagcagcagcagcagcagccggcGCGCAAGCAACTAACGGCGGCGAAGATAGCGCCAGAGGCAAAGCGCAGTATAACCGATCACCTGGCGCCATCCTCCaagcagcatcatcatcatcatcagcagcatcagACTGCAGCGGCGCCGTCGAGAACGGTGGTACTGGGATCGGGAGCTGTGGCCGGCGGCACACCGCCGAAGCCGCGCGATATGCTGCGCCTGGGCACGCCCAGCGACGATGAAGTGGAGCTGGACTATGATGACGATGACCTGCTGCTGGACGAGGAGGATCGTTTGTTGGCCACGCcatcgccgccgccgcagAAGGCGAGCAGCAAGAGATCGGCCACGCCGGAGCGGAACCACAAGGCGATGCGCGGCGGCAGCTCGACATCAGCGCCCAGCTTTAGCTCCAACCAGCGGCGAGTGGTGCTCAAGCCGACCAGcaatggcagcagcagcggcggtgGAGATCAGCAGCAGTTGTCGCACGGCGGCAGGCAGCGGGATCGGAGGCGAGGTGGAGAGGATAGCGCACTGCAGCGGAAAGGTGGAGCAGGCAGCGTTGGCGgaggcggcagcagcagctcggGATCTGGCGGAGGGATCTTCGATCGGCTGAAGAAGCGTGTGGCCGTCTCAGGAGGAGGGAGCAGCGGTGGAGGCGGCGGGAGCAGCCACAAACAGCGATCCAAGGCGCCCGCCCGCATCGTACTCAAGCACGATTGA